The Panicum hallii strain FIL2 chromosome 9, PHallii_v3.1, whole genome shotgun sequence genome has a window encoding:
- the LOC112877188 gene encoding protein NRT1/ PTR FAMILY 2.13-like — MAAGSVHGAAGLSFAEQEAAGGGGGRAAKGMRRPRGWTAVAFIIGFFAAASMASSSFGTPLASYLISRYNMKGNAATNVSNVYSGLLSFAPVVGAFVADSFWGRFRTMLFGSVFGVIGMVVITLSATIRQLKPPSCSAAARQAGTCAGPSALHRAVLYVGMGLLVVSAGGTNPTALPFGADQFDETNERHKAGLTRYFNWYYAVAMMATFLALTVIVYVQDKVSWGLGFAIPTVLTLVTFAVFLAGTAVYVYVPPEGSIFSSVARVVVASCRKWRLRLPHPDDARRQEEVLYSYSPPVPAAGNDGPRRVFRLPLTLQLSFLNKAAFVTDADEVRPDGSPARPWNLCSVQQVEEVKCLVKIIPMWVSGVVWFVVLTEMSNYTYIQALTMDLHMGSRFTIPPVSILAVFNLSVALFAPVFDLLISGAARYLTKAGGGGGGVTLLQRQGAGLVVGSLALVVAAAVERRRRDSALGHGDGVSPLSAFLLAPQLAVMGASGALSMIGQMEFYNTQFPDQMRTLANAAFYCAQGASSYLATLAVDVVNARTRRRGGSAGWVSDDINAGRIDYFYYTMAVLGAVNFVYFLVCSHFYRYKGEQAPESAGPELPSDTDSARTSGTEAALLKT, encoded by the exons ATGGCCGCCGGAAGCGTCCATGGCGCGGCGGGGCTGAGTTTTGCGGAACAAGAGgctgcgggcggaggaggaggaagagcagCGAAGGGGATGCGGAGGCCGAGAGGGTGGACAGCCGTCGCCTTCATCATCG GTTTCTTCGCGGCGGCTTCAATGGCGAGCAGCTCGTTCGGCACGCCCCTCGCGAGTTACCTGATCAGCCGCTACAACATGAAGGGGAATGCCGCAACAAACGTGAGCAACGTCTACAGTGGCCTGCTCAGTTTCGCGCCAGTGGTTGGAGCCTTCGTCGCCGACTCATTCTGGGGAAGATTCAGAACCATGCTGTTCGGATCTGTATTCGGGGTTATT GGAATGGTGGTCATCACCCTGTCGGCGACAATCCGCCAGCTCAAACCGCCGTCGTGCAGCGCCGCGGCCCGGCAAGCCGGCACGTGCGCCGGCCCGTCGGCCCTCCACCGCGCCGTGCTCTACGTTGGGATGGGCCTGCTCGTGGTGTCCGCGGGCGGCACGAACCCGACCGCCCTGCCCTTCGGCGCGGACCAGTTCGACGAGACCAACGAGCGGCACAAGGCCGGGCTCACCCGCTACTTCAACTGGTACTACGCCGTCGCGATGATGGCCACGTTCCTGGCGCTCACGGTCATCGTCTACGTCCAGGACAAGGTGAGCTGGGGCCTCGGCTTCGCCATCCCCACGGTGCTCACGCTCGTCACCTTCGCCGTCTTCCTCGCCGGCACCGCGGTCTACGTCTACGTGCCGCCGGAGGGAAGCATCTTCTCGAGCGTCGCGCGGGTGGTCGTCGCGTCGTGCCGCAAGTGGAGGCTCCGGCTGCCGCACCCGGACGACGCTCGGCGCCAGGAGGAGGTCCTGTACAGCTACAGCCCGCCTGTTCCCGCGGCCGGGAACGACGGGCCCCGCCGCGTCTTCAGGCTCCCCCTCACGCTGCAGCTCAGCTTCCTGAACAAGGCGGCCTTCGTGACGGACGCCGACGAGGTGCGGCCCGACGGCTCCCCGGCGAGGCCGTGGAACCTGTGCAGCGTGCAGCAGGTGGAGGAGGTGAAGTGCCTCGTGAAGATCATCCCCATGTGGGTCTCCGGCGTGGTCTGGTTCGTCGTGTTGACGGAGATGAGCAACTACACGTACATCCAGGCTTTAACCATGGATCTCCACATGGGCAGCCGCTTCACCATCCCGCCGGTGTCGATCCTCGCCGTGTTCAACCTCTCCGTGGCGCTCTTCGCGCCCGTCTTCGACCTGCTCATCTCCGGCGCCGCGCGGTATCTCACcaaggcgggcggcggcggtggcggcgtcaCTTTGCTCCAGAGGCAGGGCGCCGGTCTGGTGGTCGGCTCGCTGGCGTTAGTGGTCGCGGCCGCCGTGGAGCGCAGGCGGAGGGACTCCGCGCTGGGCCACGGCGATGGCGTGTCCCCGCTGTCCGCGTTCCTCCTCGCGCCGCAGCTCGCCGTGATGGGCGCGTCGGGCGCGCTCAGCATGATCGGGCAGATGGAGTTCTACAACACGCAGTTCCCGGACCAGATGCGCACGCTGGCCAACGCGGCGTTCTACTGCGCGCAGGGCGCCAGCAGCTACCTGGCCACCCTCGCGGTCGACGTCGTGAACGCGAGGACGAGGCGCCGCGGCGGGTCCGCCGGCTGGGTCAGCGACGACATCAACGCCGGGAGGATCGACTACTTCTACTACACCATGGCCGTGCTCGGCGCGGTCAACTTCGTCTACTTCCTCGTGTGCTCGCACTTCTACCGCTACAAGGGTGAGCAGGCTCCTGAGTCTGCTGGACCTGAACTTCCATCTGACACTGACAGTGCTCGCACAAGCGGCACCGAGGCCGCGCTCCTAAAGACGTAG
- the LOC112877197 gene encoding ankyrin repeat-containing protein ITN1-like: protein MDPALYKAATQGCVRSLRQLVVKDVKILNSKTPQGNTALHVAALYGHPNFAREVLKVSEELLVAKNADGDTPLHLAARNGKVKVAELIISRAQAWPADLNADDAVLKSPLIIANGNGNTPLHEAVLHQNNAVALKLLDADSKRAHDLNDKNESPLDMAAREGLVQVVRKIVNVPWVPTDFIQSVGGTALHQAVLGGHTRVVEILLDKHPELLDLTDPDSNNALHYAAQKDRKREVEILLKKRTELAYKPNSQKQTPLHIAAHQGSTDAVRALLRHCSDVAEMVDSYGQNAFHASVTSGKANALRCLLRHVRPADLLNRVDGNGNTPLHIAAKMGHVHSALLLLKDRRVDPCVLDKDNQTARSLVEKKLHTGLMDTYEMYLWKQLKRQESIRCRKQQLPPLTFGGDSRTSSHKYFERSVETYILVATLIATVTFAATFTMPGGYDQTKGIALHGHNTAFKIFVISNTVAMCSSIVVVYCFIWAWKNPLKFKVDKLLWGHRLTMIAGLGMLVSLMAAVYITVAPTSRWPAYVVIAIGMSTPVAVVLMLGKEVMFVPL, encoded by the exons ATGGATCCCGCCTTGTACAAGGCCGCGACGCAGGGGTGCGTGCGGAGCCTGAGGCAGCTGGTGGTAAAGGACGTCAAGATCCTCAACTCCAAGACTCCCCAGGGCAACACGGCGCTCCACGTCGCCGCCCTTTACGGCCACCCCAACTTCGCCCGCGAGGTCCTCAAAGTGAGCGAGGAGCTGCTCGTTGCCAAGAACGCCGACGGAGATACCCCGCTGCACTTGGCGGCCCGGAATGGCAAGGTGAAGGTGGCGGAGCTGATCATAAGCCGCGCCCAGGCGTGGCCGGCGGACCTCAACGCCGATGACGCAGTGCTCAAGAGCCCCCTGATCATTGCGAACGGCAATGGCAACACCCCGCTCCACGAGGCGGTGCTGCACCAGAACAACGCCGTGGCGCTGAAGCTGCTCGACGCCGACAGCAAGCGCGCCCACGACCTCAATGACAAGAACGAGTCGCCACTGGACATGGCCGCCCGCGAGGGCCTCGTCCAGGTCGTCCGCAAGATAGTCAACGTCCCCTGGGTGCCGACGGACTTCATCCAATCCGTCGGCGGCACGGCTCTGCACCAGGCCGTGCTCGGCGGCCACACCC GGGTCGTGGAGATCCTGCTAGACAAACACCCGGAGCTGCTGGACCTAACAGACCCCGACAGCAACAACGCTCTGCACTACGCGGCGCAGAAGGACCGGAAGCGAGAGGTGGAGATACTGCTCAAGAAGCGGACGGAGCTGGCCTACAAGCCAAACAGCCAGAAGCAGACTCCGCTGCACATCGCGGCGCACCAGGGATCCACAGATGCCGTCAGGGCGCTGCTCCGGCACTGCTCCGACGTGGCCGAGATGGTGGACTCCTACGGCCAGAACGCCTTCCACGCCTCCGTCACCAGCGGCAAGGCGAACGCGCTCAGGTGCCTGCTCCGCCATGTCCGTCCAGCGGACCTGCTCAACCGCGTCGACGGAAACGGCAACACGCCTCTGCACATAGCTGCCAAGATGGGCCACGTCCACtccgcgctgctgctgctcaagGACCGCCGCGTCGACCCCTGCGTCCTCGACAAAGACAACCAGACGGCGCGGAGCCTCGTCGAGAAGAAGTTGCACACCGGCCTGATGGACACCTACGAGATGTACCTCTGGAAGCAGCTCAAGCGTCAGGAGTCCATCAGATGCCGAAAGCAGCAGTTGCCGCCCCTCACCTTCGGCGGTGATAGCAGGACCTCCAGCCACAAGTACTTCGAGCGCAGCGTCGAGACCTACATCCTCGTGGCCACCCTCATCGCCACCGTCACCTTCGCCGCCACCTTCACCATGCCCGGCGGCTACGACCAGACCAAGGGCATCGCGCTTCACGGCCACAACACTGCCTTCAAGATCTTCGTCATCTCCAACACCGTCGCCATGTGCAGCTCCATCGTCGTCGTCTACTGCTTCATCTGGGCCTGGAAAAATCCCCTCAAGTTCAAGGTCGACAAGCTCTTGTGGGGCCACAGGCTCACTATGATTGCCGGTCTCGGCATGCTCGTCTCGCTCATGGCTGCTGTCTACATTACCGTGGCACCCACGTCACGATGGCCCGCTTATGTAGTCATAGCCATCGGCATGAGCACTCCGGTTGCTGTCGTCCTTATGCTGGGCAAGGAGGTGATGTTCGTGCCGCTCTAA